The nucleotide sequence TACGGGTGGACGAGGTCAGCCGCCGGATCAAGGCCTGGGCCCTCGACGAGATCCAGCTCTACCCCGAGGACTGGGAGGGCGAGTTCGACGGCTTCTCCGTCGGGCGGTACATGGTCGCCTGTCACCCCGACGCCCCGACCGTCGAGCACCTGATGCTCGCCACCCGCCTGATGGTCGCCGAGAACGCCGTCGACGACTGCTACTGCGAGGACCACGGCGGCTCGCCCGTCGGGCTCGGCGGCCGGCTGCTGCTCGCGCACACCGCCCTCGACCCCGTGCACACGACGAAGGAGTACCAGCCCCTCTGGGCGGAGTCGCTGTACGCGGACGCGCCGCGGCGCGCCTACCGCTCCGCGATGGAGTACTTCGTCAACCAGACGACCGCCTCCCAGGCCGACCGGTTCCGGCACGACATGGCCCGGCTGCACCTGGGGTACCTCGCCGAGGCCGCGTGGGCCGAGACGAACCACGTACCGGAGGTGTGGGAGTACCTGTCGATGCGGCAGTTCAACAACTTCCGCCCCTGCCCCACCATCACCGACTCCGTCGGCGGCTACGAACTCCCGGCCGACCTGCACGCCCAGCCGGCCATGCAGCGCGTCCTCGCGCTCGCCGGGAACGCCACGACCATCGTGAACGACCTGTACTCGTACACGAAGGAACTCGCCAGCCCCGGCAAGCACCTGAACCTGCCGGTGGTCATCGCCGAACGGGAGGGCCTCTCCGAGCGGGACGCCTACCTGAAGGCGGTCGAGGTCCACAACGACCTCATGCGCGAGTTCGAGGCCGAGGCCGCCGCCCTCGCCGCCGCCTGCCCCGTCCCGACCGTGCTGCGCTTCCTGCGGGGCGTGGCCGTGTGGGTCGACGGCAACCACTACTGGCACCAGACCAACACCTATCGCTACAGCCTGCCCGATTTCTGGTAAGAAATGGAATTATCTGTGACCAGCACCGAGTACACCACCGTCAACGGCACCTCCGCGTTCGTCCCCTCCCCGGCGACCCCCTACCAGGGGGACATCGCCCGCTACTGGAACGCCGAGGCCAGGCCCGTGAACCTGCGCCTGGGGGACGTCGACGGTCTTTACCACCACCACTACGGCATCGGTGACGTGGACCACGCCGCGCTCGGGGACGTCGAGGACAGCGAGTACGAGAAGAAGCTGATCACCGAGCTGCACCGGCTGGAGTCCGCGCAGGCCGAGGTCCTCCTCGACCACCTCGGAACCATCGGGCGCGACGACACCCTCGTGGACGCCGGCTGCGGCCGCGGCGGTTCGAGCGTCATGGCCCACCAGCGCTTCGGCTGCAAGGTCGAGGGCGTCACCCTTTCCTCCACGCAGGCCGACTTCGGCAACCAGCGCGCGAAGGAGCTCGGCATCGACGACCACGTCCGTGCCCAGGTCTGCAACATGCTGGACACCCCCTTCGAGAAGGGCAGCATCGCCGGCTCGTGGAACAACGAGTCGAGCATGTACGTCGACCTCGACGACCTCTTCGCGGAGCACTCCCGCTTCCTCAAGGTCGGCGGCCGTTACGTGACCATCACCGGCTGCTGGAACCCCCGGTACGGCCAGCCCTCGAAGTGGGTCTCGCAGATCAACGCGCACTTCGAGTGCAACATCCACTCCCGCCGCGAGTACCTGCGGGCGATGGCCGACAACCGTCTGGTGCCGCAGGCGGTCATCGACCTGACGCCCGACACCCTGCCGTACTGGGAGCTGCGTGCCACGTCGTCCCTGGTGACCGGCATCGAGGAGGCGTTCATCAACTCGTACAAGGACGGCTCGTTCCAGTACGTCCTGATCGCGGCCGACCGCGTCTGATGATCCGCCCGGCCCCCAGGTGAGCCGACGGGGCCCGGTCCGTCACACGACGGACCGGGCCCCGTCGGCGTCCGCCGTCAGCGCCGCGGCGGCCGCCTCGACGAGCCCGGCGCGGTCGATGGCGTCGCTCGCGGTGGCCGGGACGGTGCACGCGTACGCCCCGGCCACCGCGCCGTAGAGGGCGCACCGGTCGAGGTCCTCGCCGGTGAGCCGGCCGAACAGGAATCCGGCGGCGAAGGCGTCCCCGGCGCCGTTGGAGTCGACCACCGGGGCGCGCGGCGTGACGGCCGGGACGTGGACGAGGCCGTCGGCGGTCAGCACGGACGCGCCCTCGGCGCCGGCGGTGGCGATCACGACCTCGGCGCGGCCCCGCTCCAGGATCCGCCGCATGGTCCGCTCGGGTTCGGCCAGGGCCGTGGCGGAGACGAAGACGATGTCCGCGCCGTGCGCGAAGGGCTCGTGGTAGGGGTTCTCGCCGTCCCAGTCGTGCAGGTCGGTGGAGATCGAGAGACCTGCCTCGCGCAGCTGGGGGAGGGCGAAGGCGCAGGGGTGCGTGATCGAGACGTGGGCGTGGCGGCTGACCGCGGCCAGGGAGCGGACCAGGTCCTCGGGGAGCCGGTCGGACTCCTGGGAGCGGCTGTCGTCGTAGAGCGAGAGCCGCCGGCCGTCGGGGCTCACGAGATTGACGGCCCGTCTGGTCCCGCCGGGCAGGGGCACCTCGGTGAGGCCGATGCCCCGGTCGCGGTGGAAGGCCCGGACCAGGTCGCCCGCCGGATCGTCACCGATCATGTCGAGGTGGTGCGTCCGCAGGCCCAGGGCGCTCAGGCCCAGCGCCACGAAGTCGCCGGTCTGCCCGGCGCGGGTTTCGATGCCCGGCCGGATCATGTAGCTGTCGGCGTACGGCAGGGGGAGCTCGGGCACGTACACGATCGTGTCGACGCCCGCCCCTCCCAGGACGAGGACGTCGTACCGACTGCTCATCGAAGGTCCTTCCGTGCCCGCCGGGCTTCGACTTCCCTTTGTTCGCAGGCGAGTCAAGCAGTCCTCGACCCGCGTCGGCAAGATCTTGCAATGAATTTCGGCAAGCGCTTGCGCGCCTTCGGTCGCCCGCGTGAGTCCCGTCGGCCCCGGCCGCAATGTCGGTACATGGTATGGACCTGACAAGTGAAGTCTCGCTACGGTGGCCTCCGCGCTTGCTTGAGAGCGCTCTCAGTGCCTGCTCCCCCCACTAGGAGGCTCCTGTGAAACGTACGTCCGCCCTGCGCGCCGCCGCCGCGGCCCTCCTGCTCACCGTCGGACTCGGCGCGGCCCAGGCCGTCCCCGCGAGCGCCGTCCCCACCGCCACCCCGCCCGCCGCCTCGGCGGGACTCCTCGACGCCATGCGCCAGGACCTCGGGCTCGACGCGCGGCAGGCCGAGGAGCGGCTGGCGGCCGAACGCGCGGCGGCCCGCGTGGAGTCCGAGGCCAGGAAGACGGCGGGCGGCGCCTACGGCGGGGCCTGGTTCGACAGCGGCACCGGACGGCTCGTCGTCGCCCTCACCGACCGCGACGAGGAGGCCGGCGTCCGGGCGCTCGGCGCCGACACCCGGCTCGTCCGGCACAGCGCCGCCGCCCTCGACCGGGCGAAGGCGCGGCTCGACGCCGCCCCCGCCCCCGCCGGTGTCGCCGGCTGGCACGTCGACCCCCGGTCCAACAGCGTCGTCGTCACCGTCGTCCGCGCCGAACGGAACAGGCCCGCCGTGCGCGCCTTCGTCGACCGCGCCAGGGCGGCCGGCCCCGTCACCGTCGCCGAGACGGCGACCGCCCCCCGTACCTACGCCGCGGGAACCGTCGGCGGCGACCCGTACTACACCGGCAACGTCCGCTGCTCCATCGGCTTCTCCGTGCACGGCGGCTTCGTCACCGCCGGGCACTGCGGCGGGGCGGGGGCGGCCGTCCGCGGCTGGGACGGATCGGCCATGGGCACCTTCCAGGGCTCCTCGTTCCCCGGGAACGACTACGCGTACGTGAGCATCCACAGCGGCTGGTGGACGGTGCCCGTGGTCCTCGGCTGGGGCGTCATCCCGGACCGGCTCGTCCGGGGCTCCGCCGAGGCGCCGGTCGGCGCCTCGATCTGCCGCTCCGGCTCCACCACCAAGTGGCACTGCGGCACCGTCCTCGCCAAGAACGAGACCGTGAACTACAGCCAGGGCGCCGTCCACCAGATGACCAAGACCAGCGTCTGCGCGGAGGGCGGTGACTCAGGCGGCGCCTTCATCAGCGGGGACCAGGCGCAGGGCGTGACCTCCGGCGGCTGGGGCAACTGCTCCTCCGGCGGCGAGACGTGGTTCCAGCCTGTCAACGAGATACTCACCCGCTACGGGCTGACGCTGCACACGGCCTGACGCACGGGCGGGCCTCGCTCCGGCGGGGCCCGCGGTGCCGCAACTCCCTTGTGTGTACGGAAGGTTGACGAAAGGTCTGGACCAACTTACGGTCTGCTGGAGCGCGCGCCACGCCTAGGACCACCCCCCCACGTCCCAAGGAGCACGCATGCCAGCCCCCCGGATCGCCCGTCTCCTCGGAGCGGGCCTCGCCACCCTGCTCGCCGCCGTCACCCTCGCGGCCCCCTCCGCCGTGGCCGCCCCGTCCGCCGACACCTGCGCCCTGAAGCAGAAGCCCGCGGGCAAGGTGCTCCAGGGCTACTGGGAGAACTGGGACGGCGCGGCCAACGGCGTCCACCCGCCCTTCGGCTGGGCGCCCATCGACGACCCGCGCTTCGCCGCCCACGGCTACAACGTCATCAACGCCGCCTTCCCCGTGATCCGTTCGGACGGATCGGTCCTCTGGGAGGACGGCATGGACAGCACCGTCCGGGTCTCCACCCCCGCGCAGATGTGCAACGCCAAGGCGGCCGGGGCGACGCTGCTCATGTCGATCGGCGGCGCCGCCGCCGGAATCGACCTCAACTCCCGGGCCGTCGCCGACCGGTTCATCGCGACGATCGTGCCCCTCCTGAAGAAGTACAACTTCGACGGGATCGACATCGACATCGAGACCGGCCTCGTCGGCAGCGGCAGCATCGGCACCCTGTCCGCCTCGCAGGCCAACCTGGTGTACATCATCGACGGCGTCCTCGCCCGCATGCCCGCCGGGTTCGGACTGACGATGGCACCCGAGACCGCGTACGTCACCGGGGGCAGCGTCGCCTACGGCTCGATCTGGGGCGCGTACCTGCCGATCGTCAAGAAGTACGCCGACAACGGCCGCCTGTGGTGGCTCAACATGCAGTACTACAACGGCAGCATGTACGGCTGCTCGGGCGACTCCTACTCGGCGGGCTCCGTCGCCGGGTTCGTTGCGCAGACCGACTGCCTGAACCGGGGCCTGGTGATCCAGGGCACCACCATCCGCGTCCCGTACGACAAGCAGGCCCCCGGCCTCCCCGCCCAGCCGGGCGCCGGCGGTGGCCACATGGCGCCGTCGCTCGTGGCCCAGGCGTGGAACCACTACGGCGGGGCGCTCAAGGGCCTCATGACCTGGTCGGCGAACTGGGACGGGTCCAAGGGCTGGACGTTCGGCGACAACGTGAAGGCCCTCCAGGGTCGTTAGCCCCGCCGCCCACGGCACCGCGAGCCGTGCCCCGGCGACGGCGGTCGTGCCCCGGACCGGTGATCCAGGACCGAGGATCACTGGCCCGGGGCACGGCGGTCGTGCTTAGCTAGTCGCATGACCCCGCTCGTGACGCGCCGACACGTGGACCACGGGCGCGTCACGACCACGTCCTGTTCCGGCTGACACCGAGGCCCTCGTCCCGGCAGCCGGCCGTCGCCCGCGCGACCACCGTGCCCCCTCGTCCTCTCCTCGACGCCCCGTCCCACGGACCCGCCCGGGTCCGCCGGTCCGGGCGCGAGCGGCCTCCCGACGCAGCCGAGCACCCCCGCGCGCACGACATCAGGAGGATCCATGAGCACCCGTGACGTTCCCCTCGCCACCGCCGCATCCCAGGTGGTGGACCCGGAGGGCTTCGCCGCCGAGTGGGAGGCGTGGCACCGCGCCAAGGACGCCCGGCTCGCCGCCGAGCACGGCTTCCTCGCCATCACCGGCCTCCACTGGCTCACCGCCGAACCGCAGCACGTCCCCGACGCCCCCGGCCTCTGGTCGACCGGACCCGACGGCGTCCTCGTCGAGCTCGACGAGGACACGGAGCTCGTCGTCGACGGCGCCGCCGTCCGGGGACGGCACCTCTTCGGCGTCCTCCCGGAACGCGGCGGCGTCAACGCCGTCTGGGGCGACGCCGTGATCGAGGTCGCCAGGCGCGGCGGCCACGACATCGTCCGGCCCCGGCACCCCGGCCACCCGCTGCGGACCGCCTTCACCGGGACACCCGCGTACGCCCCCGATCCGCGCTGGGTCGTCACCGGCCGGTACGAGCCCTTCCCCGAGCCGCGCCCGACCACCGTCGGCGCCACCGTCGAGGGACTGCGGCACGTCTACGACGCGCCCGGCCGTGTCACCTTCCGGCTCGACGGCCGGGAGCTTGGCCTGACCGTCTTCAACGGCCACACCCCCGGCGCCTTCACCGCGCTCTTCACCGACGCGACCTCGGGCGTCACCACGTACGCCGCCAACCGTGACCTGCGGATCGACGCCCCCGGCCCCGGCGGCGAGGTGGTCCTCGACTTCAACCGGGCCACCAACCTGCCCTGCGCGTACACCGACTTCGCGACCTGCCCGCTCCCGCCGGCCGAGAACCGGCTCCCGCTCGCCGTCGAGGCCGGCGAGAAGATCCCCCGCGAGCGCGGACCCGTCGCCGGGTGAACGCCCGGCCCGGGCGGCGGGCCGCGCGCAGGGGCGCCGAGAGCCGCCCGGGCGGGGCGAGGCGGGTGACGTCCCCGCGATTGCGCAGTTCGTGCCGCCGGGCGGCCGCGGCGCGGGGATACGGTCCACCGCATGGATGGTGACCGTCAGGGGTGGCTGCAGTGTCTGCTCGCCGGAGCCGTGTTCGTCGTGTGC is from Streptomyces venezuelae ATCC 10712 and encodes:
- a CDS encoding family 2 encapsulin nanocompartment cargo protein terpene cyclase, with the protein product MPEPGPSPLQSSLPSAAAHFGAHVLARAAAPAGAPAPVPTDAAPTARAVPAAPSGPVVPSGPVVPAALAVPSAPAAPFAPSAPVVPVAPVGPLVRVASAAPSAPAASAAPAAVGDSPDRPDLGLVLRGPTGLGTAGLSLARREAVPELPEPPAPEAPPAGRPIPGLYFHPIAEPDPVRVDEVSRRIKAWALDEIQLYPEDWEGEFDGFSVGRYMVACHPDAPTVEHLMLATRLMVAENAVDDCYCEDHGGSPVGLGGRLLLAHTALDPVHTTKEYQPLWAESLYADAPRRAYRSAMEYFVNQTTASQADRFRHDMARLHLGYLAEAAWAETNHVPEVWEYLSMRQFNNFRPCPTITDSVGGYELPADLHAQPAMQRVLALAGNATTIVNDLYSYTKELASPGKHLNLPVVIAEREGLSERDAYLKAVEVHNDLMREFEAEAAALAAACPVPTVLRFLRGVAVWVDGNHYWHQTNTYRYSLPDFW
- a CDS encoding geranyl diphosphate 2-C-methyltransferase; this encodes MELSVTSTEYTTVNGTSAFVPSPATPYQGDIARYWNAEARPVNLRLGDVDGLYHHHYGIGDVDHAALGDVEDSEYEKKLITELHRLESAQAEVLLDHLGTIGRDDTLVDAGCGRGGSSVMAHQRFGCKVEGVTLSSTQADFGNQRAKELGIDDHVRAQVCNMLDTPFEKGSIAGSWNNESSMYVDLDDLFAEHSRFLKVGGRYVTITGCWNPRYGQPSKWVSQINAHFECNIHSRREYLRAMADNRLVPQAVIDLTPDTLPYWELRATSSLVTGIEEAFINSYKDGSFQYVLIAADRV
- a CDS encoding adenosine kinase; the encoded protein is MSSRYDVLVLGGAGVDTIVYVPELPLPYADSYMIRPGIETRAGQTGDFVALGLSALGLRTHHLDMIGDDPAGDLVRAFHRDRGIGLTEVPLPGGTRRAVNLVSPDGRRLSLYDDSRSQESDRLPEDLVRSLAAVSRHAHVSITHPCAFALPQLREAGLSISTDLHDWDGENPYHEPFAHGADIVFVSATALAEPERTMRRILERGRAEVVIATAGAEGASVLTADGLVHVPAVTPRAPVVDSNGAGDAFAAGFLFGRLTGEDLDRCALYGAVAGAYACTVPATASDAIDRAGLVEAAAAALTADADGARSVV
- a CDS encoding S1 family peptidase, producing MKRTSALRAAAAALLLTVGLGAAQAVPASAVPTATPPAASAGLLDAMRQDLGLDARQAEERLAAERAAARVESEARKTAGGAYGGAWFDSGTGRLVVALTDRDEEAGVRALGADTRLVRHSAAALDRAKARLDAAPAPAGVAGWHVDPRSNSVVVTVVRAERNRPAVRAFVDRARAAGPVTVAETATAPRTYAAGTVGGDPYYTGNVRCSIGFSVHGGFVTAGHCGGAGAAVRGWDGSAMGTFQGSSFPGNDYAYVSIHSGWWTVPVVLGWGVIPDRLVRGSAEAPVGASICRSGSTTKWHCGTVLAKNETVNYSQGAVHQMTKTSVCAEGGDSGGAFISGDQAQGVTSGGWGNCSSGGETWFQPVNEILTRYGLTLHTA
- a CDS encoding chitinase, whose protein sequence is MPAPRIARLLGAGLATLLAAVTLAAPSAVAAPSADTCALKQKPAGKVLQGYWENWDGAANGVHPPFGWAPIDDPRFAAHGYNVINAAFPVIRSDGSVLWEDGMDSTVRVSTPAQMCNAKAAGATLLMSIGGAAAGIDLNSRAVADRFIATIVPLLKKYNFDGIDIDIETGLVGSGSIGTLSASQANLVYIIDGVLARMPAGFGLTMAPETAYVTGGSVAYGSIWGAYLPIVKKYADNGRLWWLNMQYYNGSMYGCSGDSYSAGSVAGFVAQTDCLNRGLVIQGTTIRVPYDKQAPGLPAQPGAGGGHMAPSLVAQAWNHYGGALKGLMTWSANWDGSKGWTFGDNVKALQGR
- a CDS encoding DUF1684 domain-containing protein, with amino-acid sequence MSTRDVPLATAASQVVDPEGFAAEWEAWHRAKDARLAAEHGFLAITGLHWLTAEPQHVPDAPGLWSTGPDGVLVELDEDTELVVDGAAVRGRHLFGVLPERGGVNAVWGDAVIEVARRGGHDIVRPRHPGHPLRTAFTGTPAYAPDPRWVVTGRYEPFPEPRPTTVGATVEGLRHVYDAPGRVTFRLDGRELGLTVFNGHTPGAFTALFTDATSGVTTYAANRDLRIDAPGPGGEVVLDFNRATNLPCAYTDFATCPLPPAENRLPLAVEAGEKIPRERGPVAG